One part of the Actinomyces howellii genome encodes these proteins:
- the murI gene encoding glutamate racemase, whose translation MFDSGVGGLTVARAVMNQLPGERILYIGDTANTPYGPRPIAEVRELALGIMDELVDSGVKMLVIACNTASAAVLHDARSRYTLGRGVPVVEVIHPAARAAARVTRNGRVGLIATQGTVDSRAYSDALSAVPGVELMQVACPRFVELAERGVTTGPEVLSTAEDYLAPVKRAGVDTLILGCTHYPLLAGPISYVMGEEVTLVTSSEETAKDVYRELARRELLRDEHAGAPEHEFRSTGDPQAFTVLARRFLGPEVRRVTRTDADDQPRDGADPGPLSAESIESAPAPPVLTSPVLDGAATSPSSP comes from the coding sequence ATCTTCGACTCGGGAGTCGGTGGTCTGACCGTCGCCCGTGCGGTGATGAACCAGCTCCCTGGGGAGCGGATCCTCTACATCGGGGACACGGCCAACACCCCCTACGGGCCCCGCCCCATCGCCGAGGTGCGCGAGCTCGCGCTGGGGATCATGGACGAGCTCGTCGACTCCGGGGTCAAGATGCTCGTCATCGCCTGCAACACCGCGTCGGCTGCCGTGCTGCACGACGCCCGCAGCCGCTACACCCTGGGCAGGGGCGTCCCCGTCGTCGAGGTCATCCACCCGGCCGCCCGCGCCGCGGCCCGCGTGACCCGCAACGGGCGGGTCGGCCTCATCGCCACCCAGGGGACGGTCGACTCGCGCGCCTACTCCGACGCGCTGTCAGCCGTCCCCGGCGTCGAGCTCATGCAGGTGGCCTGCCCCCGGTTCGTCGAGCTCGCCGAGCGCGGGGTGACCACGGGCCCCGAGGTCCTGTCGACGGCGGAGGACTACCTCGCTCCGGTCAAGCGCGCAGGCGTCGACACCCTCATCCTGGGCTGCACCCACTACCCGCTGCTCGCGGGCCCGATCTCCTACGTCATGGGGGAGGAGGTCACGCTGGTGACCTCCAGCGAGGAGACGGCCAAGGACGTCTACCGCGAGCTGGCCCGCCGTGAGCTGCTGCGCGACGAGCACGCAGGAGCCCCGGAGCACGAGTTCCGCTCGACCGGCGACCCGCAGGCCTTCACGGTCCTGGCGCGCCGCTTCCTGGGCCCGGAGGTCAGGCGGGTCACCCGCACCGACGCCGACGACCAGCCCCGTGACGGGGCGGATCCCGGGCCGCTGAGCGCTGAGAGCATCGAGAGCGCACCCGCGCCCCCCGTCCTCACGAGCCCCGTCCTCGACGGGGCCGCCACCAGTCCCTCCAGTCCCTGA
- a CDS encoding MBL fold metallo-hydrolase, translated as MKLTIIGCTGSMSGPRSSASSYLLQARGPGAQGERTFSLLLDLGPGSMGRLLRHLDPGEVDAVAISHCHADHMVDLVGMHVYRRWHPGGALGPVMTLGPSELLERLRGVDGTGAQEDYSTEFTFRTAVPGQAVRVGPMTITPFAVLHPVEAYGYRVEGPSEHGPGTVSMAFTGDTDLCEGAEALSDGVDLLLAEAAFLEGRDTFRGMHLTGRRAGQLAAGTSGAGGRRPAGRLVLTHIQPWTDPADTLREAAAVYSGPLHVATSDATWEI; from the coding sequence ATGAAGCTCACGATCATCGGCTGCACCGGGAGCATGTCGGGACCACGCTCGTCGGCGTCGTCCTACCTCCTCCAGGCCCGAGGGCCGGGTGCGCAGGGGGAGAGGACCTTCTCCCTCCTGCTCGACCTGGGACCGGGCTCCATGGGCAGGCTGCTGCGGCACCTCGACCCGGGGGAGGTCGACGCCGTGGCGATCTCCCACTGCCACGCCGACCACATGGTCGACCTCGTGGGCATGCACGTCTACCGCCGCTGGCACCCCGGCGGAGCGCTGGGCCCGGTCATGACGCTCGGGCCCTCCGAGCTCCTTGAGCGCCTGCGCGGGGTCGATGGCACCGGTGCGCAGGAGGACTACTCGACCGAGTTCACCTTCCGCACGGCCGTGCCCGGTCAGGCGGTGCGCGTGGGGCCGATGACGATCACCCCCTTCGCCGTCCTGCACCCGGTGGAGGCCTACGGCTACCGCGTCGAGGGCCCCAGCGAGCACGGGCCGGGCACCGTGTCGATGGCCTTCACCGGCGACACCGACCTGTGCGAGGGGGCCGAGGCCCTGTCCGACGGGGTCGACCTGCTCCTGGCCGAGGCCGCCTTCCTCGAGGGCCGTGACACCTTCCGGGGGATGCACCTGACCGGCAGGCGCGCCGGCCAGCTGGCCGCGGGCACGAGCGGCGCAGGCGGCCGCCGTCCCGCCGGGCGCCTCGTGCTCACCCACATCCAGCCGTGGACCGACCCCGCGGACACCCTGCGGGAGGCGGCCGCCGTCTACAGCGGCCCCCTGCACGTCGCGACCAGCGACGCCACCTGGGAGATCTGA
- a CDS encoding DUF3054 domain-containing protein — protein sequence MPDGPDRPWTRGRRTRWWLVVPADLVSVAVSVALAAASTKTLADTPALWWSQLWGPLAGLGLGWLLALVVARGQDHLEVPGPGALVTVVAWAGWAASRTWTGRLSLDWALMSLVLLGATTLGWRVLYGYAKAHDSMVPKPVQRRLDAQAARDLQGRQDPRDAQDLQAAQDPQAAQGTTPER from the coding sequence GTGCCCGACGGCCCCGACCGGCCCTGGACGCGGGGTCGCCGGACGCGCTGGTGGCTCGTCGTCCCGGCCGACCTCGTGTCGGTGGCGGTGTCGGTGGCCCTGGCCGCCGCCTCGACCAAGACCCTGGCGGACACGCCGGCGCTCTGGTGGTCCCAGCTGTGGGGGCCGCTGGCCGGACTCGGGCTCGGCTGGTTGCTCGCTCTCGTGGTCGCCCGGGGGCAGGACCACCTCGAGGTCCCCGGGCCCGGGGCCCTCGTCACCGTCGTCGCGTGGGCGGGCTGGGCGGCCTCCCGGACCTGGACGGGTCGCCTCTCACTGGACTGGGCGCTCATGAGCCTCGTGCTCCTGGGGGCCACGACCCTGGGGTGGCGCGTCCTGTACGGCTACGCCAAGGCTCATGACTCCATGGTCCCCAAGCCCGTCCAACGCCGCCTGGACGCCCAGGCGGCCCGCGACCTCCAAGGCCGCCAGGACCCCCGGGACGCCCAGGACCTTCAGGCTGCGCAGGACCCGCAGGCCGCCCAGGGCACGACCCCGGAGCGGTGA
- the rdgB gene encoding RdgB/HAM1 family non-canonical purine NTP pyrophosphatase, giving the protein MTDPAQVVPEGARLVLATHNPGKLAELRAILTPVVPGLEDHHVVSAAQLNVAEPVEDGLSFAANAEIKARALSRATGLPAVADDSGLCVDVLGGAPGIFSARWSGRHGDDAANTRLLLDQLSDVADAHRTARFTCAAVLVVPQRPEPVVVERSMEGRLLREPVGEGGFGYDPVFVPTAEDAAGTGRTTAQMTPAEKNAISHRGQAFRDLLPVLAELLAP; this is encoded by the coding sequence ATGACCGACCCGGCACAGGTGGTTCCCGAGGGCGCCCGGCTGGTCCTGGCCACCCACAACCCTGGCAAGCTCGCCGAGCTGCGCGCGATCCTGACCCCGGTCGTCCCGGGCCTCGAGGACCACCACGTCGTCTCGGCCGCACAGCTCAACGTTGCCGAGCCGGTTGAGGACGGGCTGAGCTTCGCAGCCAACGCGGAGATCAAGGCGCGTGCCCTGTCGCGGGCCACGGGCCTGCCCGCGGTGGCCGACGACTCGGGCCTGTGCGTCGACGTGCTCGGCGGGGCGCCGGGGATCTTCTCAGCGCGCTGGTCGGGTCGCCACGGAGACGACGCGGCCAACACGCGCCTCCTGCTCGATCAGCTCAGCGACGTCGCCGACGCCCACCGCACGGCACGCTTCACCTGCGCTGCGGTGCTCGTCGTCCCGCAGCGGCCCGAGCCGGTCGTCGTCGAGCGCTCCATGGAGGGCCGGCTGCTGCGCGAGCCCGTGGGCGAGGGCGGTTTCGGCTACGACCCGGTCTTCGTTCCCACCGCCGAGGACGCCGCCGGCACGGGGCGCACGACCGCGCAGATGACTCCCGCGGAGAAGAACGCGATCTCCCACCGGGGCCAGGCCTTCCGCGACCTGCTGCCGGTCCTCGCCGAGCTCCTGGCGCCCTGA
- the rph gene encoding ribonuclease PH, whose amino-acid sequence MTPSPALRKDGRAPDELRPVTITRNWLDHGEGSVLIEFGRTRVLCVASFTEGVPRWRKGGGQGWVTAEYAMLPRAGSERSGRESVRGKVGGRTHEISRLIGRALRGVVDVAALGEHTIALDCDVLQSDGGTRTAAITGAYVALADAVAWGTDRGLVKARSGAPVLSDSLAAVSVGIIDGRPCLDLPYEEDVRAHTDMNVVQTGAGKFIEVQGTAEMAPFNRDELAALLDLASKGTAELTELQARALAGPSDTAFTVSTLDKEAGA is encoded by the coding sequence GTGACACCATCCCCCGCCCTCCGCAAGGACGGGCGCGCACCCGACGAGCTGCGCCCCGTGACCATCACCCGCAACTGGCTCGACCACGGCGAGGGCTCGGTCCTCATCGAGTTCGGGCGCACACGCGTCCTGTGCGTCGCCTCCTTCACCGAGGGGGTGCCGCGCTGGCGCAAGGGCGGCGGCCAGGGATGGGTGACCGCCGAGTACGCGATGCTCCCGCGCGCCGGGTCCGAGCGCAGCGGCCGGGAGTCGGTGCGGGGCAAGGTCGGTGGCCGCACCCACGAGATCTCCCGCCTCATCGGCCGTGCGCTGCGCGGGGTCGTCGACGTCGCCGCGCTGGGCGAGCACACGATCGCCCTGGACTGCGACGTGCTCCAGTCCGACGGCGGGACCCGCACCGCCGCGATCACGGGGGCCTACGTGGCGCTGGCGGACGCCGTGGCCTGGGGCACCGACCGCGGCCTGGTCAAGGCGCGCTCGGGCGCCCCGGTCCTGTCCGACTCCCTGGCGGCGGTCAGCGTCGGGATCATCGACGGGCGCCCCTGCCTCGACCTCCCCTACGAGGAGGACGTGCGCGCCCACACCGACATGAACGTCGTGCAGACCGGCGCGGGCAAGTTCATCGAGGTCCAGGGCACCGCGGAGATGGCGCCCTTCAACCGCGACGAGCTGGCCGCCCTGCTCGACCTGGCCTCCAAGGGCACCGCGGAGCTGACGGAGCTCCAGGCCAGGGCGCTGGCCGGCCCCTCGGACACGGCCTTCACGGTCTCCACCCTCGACAAGGAGGCGGGAGCATGA
- a CDS encoding metal ABC transporter substrate-binding protein, translating into MPTHHRLMACVAGVVGAALTLTGCVSPTAGSQDDVLTVYATTGYLADLVANVAPDARVTTMVGPGGDPHTYQPSTKDVEEMRSADVVLWNGLHLEAQMVDQLESLGDRQLAVGEMLPEDMLLDWPETDEDGNPLHDPHVWNSPSAWSLVVGHVADRLGRIDPDRAQEYRVNAEAYQGRIAEAADEAGELLARVPAPRILITGHDAFNYFGRTYDLEVHATDFVSTEAALSAEEISELARLIADNRVPAIFQDNQANPQAITSLSEAVRARGWQVTIADAELYADSLGAEPEVDTYLEVLLHNARTVSAALGAS; encoded by the coding sequence ATGCCTACCCACCACAGACTGATGGCCTGCGTGGCGGGCGTCGTCGGCGCCGCCCTCACGCTGACGGGATGCGTCTCGCCCACGGCCGGCTCCCAGGACGACGTCCTGACCGTGTACGCCACGACCGGCTACCTCGCTGACCTCGTGGCCAACGTCGCCCCCGACGCGAGGGTGACCACGATGGTCGGCCCGGGAGGGGACCCGCACACCTACCAGCCCTCGACCAAGGACGTCGAGGAGATGAGAAGCGCCGACGTCGTGCTGTGGAACGGCCTGCACCTCGAGGCCCAGATGGTCGACCAGCTCGAGAGCCTGGGGGACAGGCAGCTCGCCGTGGGCGAGATGCTCCCCGAGGACATGCTGCTCGACTGGCCCGAGACCGACGAGGACGGCAACCCGCTCCACGACCCGCACGTGTGGAACAGCCCCTCGGCCTGGTCCCTCGTCGTGGGCCACGTGGCCGACAGGCTCGGCCGGATCGACCCGGACAGGGCCCAGGAGTACCGGGTCAACGCCGAGGCCTACCAGGGGCGGATCGCCGAGGCGGCGGACGAGGCCGGCGAGCTGCTCGCTCGGGTCCCCGCGCCCCGGATCCTCATCACCGGGCACGACGCCTTCAACTACTTCGGCCGGACCTACGACCTTGAGGTCCACGCCACCGACTTCGTGTCGACCGAGGCCGCCCTGAGCGCTGAGGAGATCTCCGAGCTGGCCCGGCTCATCGCCGACAACCGGGTGCCGGCGATCTTCCAGGACAACCAGGCCAACCCCCAGGCGATCACGAGCCTGAGCGAGGCCGTGCGGGCCCGGGGCTGGCAGGTCACGATCGCCGACGCCGAGCTCTACGCCGACTCCCTGGGTGCCGAACCCGAGGTCGACACCTACCTGGAGGTCCTCCTCCACAACGCCCGGACCGTCTCGGCCGCGCTCGGTGCGTCATGA
- a CDS encoding metal ABC transporter ATP-binding protein, producing the protein MTTPATCTVANEGQCPPACTVTGLSVAYREEPVLRAVDLSVPQGVVMGVVGPNGAGKSTLIKTMLGLVRPLAGSVEIFGLPLAQARGRVGYVPQSAGVDWDFPTTVGDFVTMGTYGSLGWLRRPGRAERARALSALERTGTAALARRPIGELSGGQRQRVLLSRALVQEADLYVLDEPFQGVDAHSQQALVEVLHALRAQGRTVVIVHHDLATVGDYCDHVTLLNRRVIASGPVELAYTRDSIRAAYEVRPGDDAFLEFAS; encoded by the coding sequence ATGACCACCCCGGCCACCTGCACCGTGGCGAATGAGGGGCAGTGCCCACCTGCCTGCACGGTCACCGGACTGTCGGTCGCCTACCGGGAGGAGCCGGTGCTGCGTGCCGTCGACCTCAGCGTCCCGCAAGGCGTGGTCATGGGCGTCGTCGGGCCCAACGGCGCCGGCAAGTCCACCCTCATCAAGACGATGCTCGGGCTTGTCAGGCCCCTTGCCGGCTCGGTGGAGATCTTCGGCCTGCCGCTGGCGCAGGCGCGAGGACGGGTGGGCTACGTGCCGCAGTCCGCCGGAGTGGACTGGGACTTCCCCACCACCGTCGGCGACTTCGTGACCATGGGAACCTACGGCTCCCTGGGGTGGCTGCGCCGTCCGGGCCGGGCCGAGCGCGCCCGTGCCCTGAGCGCCTTGGAGCGCACGGGCACCGCCGCGCTGGCCCGCCGTCCGATCGGTGAGCTCTCCGGCGGCCAGCGCCAACGCGTCCTGCTGTCCCGAGCGCTGGTCCAGGAGGCGGACCTGTACGTCCTGGACGAGCCCTTCCAAGGGGTCGACGCCCACAGCCAGCAGGCCCTCGTCGAGGTCCTGCACGCCCTGCGCGCCCAGGGCCGCACCGTCGTCATCGTCCACCACGACCTGGCCACCGTCGGGGACTACTGCGACCACGTCACCCTGCTCAACCGCCGCGTCATCGCCTCGGGGCCGGTCGAGCTGGCCTACACGAGGGACAGCATCCGCGCCGCCTACGAGGTCCGGCCCGGCGACGACGCCTTCCTGGAGTTCGCCTCATGA
- a CDS encoding metal ABC transporter permease, with amino-acid sequence MSPLEVLTDHTYRMVTLGTMSIGMVAGALGCFAYLRRQSLVSDLVSHAALPGSLLAFLAAVAVGADGRGMIALVLGAAVVGTLAVLVANSVTRASTLGIDTAMVVVLTLFFGAGTLLMRVIANSRLPGKGGIQDYLLGNASVFTVADLVTSLGAGALAVAALVVFWKELALRAFDPELATVLGFRAGALDALMFGAIAIATVIGVKTVGLVLTVAFVVTPPAAARQWTVSLGGMVVLAGLIGALGSGVGAYLSIALGKVPSGPVVVLVLGAILLVSLLASPRRSLAVRAVARARARRALARELAARGEGR; translated from the coding sequence ATGAGCCCCCTGGAGGTGCTCACGGACCACACCTACCGCATGGTGACCCTGGGCACGATGAGCATCGGGATGGTGGCCGGCGCGCTGGGCTGCTTCGCCTACCTGCGCCGGCAGTCGCTGGTCAGCGACCTCGTGTCGCACGCCGCCCTGCCCGGCAGCCTCCTCGCCTTCCTCGCGGCGGTCGCGGTGGGGGCCGACGGGCGCGGCATGATCGCCCTGGTCCTCGGCGCGGCCGTCGTGGGCACCCTGGCGGTCCTCGTGGCCAACTCCGTCACGCGGGCCAGCACCCTGGGCATCGACACCGCCATGGTCGTCGTCCTCACCCTCTTCTTCGGGGCGGGGACGCTGCTCATGCGCGTCATCGCCAACAGCAGGCTGCCCGGCAAGGGCGGGATCCAGGACTACCTGCTCGGCAACGCCTCGGTCTTCACCGTGGCGGACCTGGTCACCAGCCTGGGTGCGGGGGCCCTCGCCGTCGCGGCCCTCGTCGTGTTCTGGAAGGAGCTCGCACTGCGTGCCTTCGACCCCGAGCTCGCCACCGTCCTCGGATTCCGGGCGGGAGCGCTCGACGCCCTCATGTTCGGGGCGATTGCCATCGCCACCGTCATCGGGGTCAAGACCGTCGGGCTCGTCCTCACGGTGGCCTTCGTCGTCACCCCGCCGGCCGCCGCCCGACAGTGGACGGTGTCCCTGGGCGGCATGGTCGTGCTCGCAGGGCTCATCGGCGCCCTGGGCAGCGGGGTCGGTGCCTACCTGTCGATCGCCTTGGGCAAGGTCCCGAGCGGGCCTGTCGTCGTCCTCGTCCTGGGAGCGATCCTGCTCGTGTCCCTGCTGGCCTCCCCGCGGCGCAGCCTCGCGGTGCGCGCCGTGGCCAGGGCCCGGGCGCGCCGGGCCCTGGCCCGCGAGCTCGCGGCGAGGGGGGAGGGGAGATGA
- a CDS encoding metal ABC transporter permease, whose amino-acid sequence MSLVVGTAALAVVTALACCLPGVFVVLRRSSMLVDAIGHAVLPGIVVGYLLTRDLDSPVLIIGAALAGLVVVLGAHWLSRTGLLTGDSPQALVFPALFSIGVILVSTRLANVHLDTHAVLVGDLNLAAWDQLRVAGADLGPSYLAVMLGVLVVNALALWLLHPRLTAATIDHEHASCLGLRPTAVGTLFMFLLSLTVTAAFNAAGAILVAALVVVPPATGYLLSTTLRAMVALTAIIAALGALAGFAVAYALDAATSAGMAVLYGLMFLLVLTVRNMRRRRRRGAARSCYGVSEVRGRVGAGRGVGG is encoded by the coding sequence ATGAGCCTGGTCGTGGGAACCGCCGCGCTCGCGGTCGTTACCGCCCTGGCGTGCTGCCTGCCCGGTGTCTTCGTCGTCCTGCGCAGGAGCTCGATGCTCGTCGACGCCATCGGCCACGCGGTCCTGCCGGGCATCGTTGTCGGCTACCTGCTCACCCGGGACCTCGACTCTCCCGTGCTCATCATCGGAGCGGCGCTGGCGGGACTGGTCGTCGTCCTGGGAGCCCACTGGCTCTCGCGCACCGGGCTGCTCACCGGGGACTCCCCGCAGGCGCTGGTCTTCCCCGCGCTGTTCAGCATCGGGGTCATCCTCGTGAGCACGAGGCTGGCCAACGTCCACCTCGACACCCACGCGGTGCTCGTCGGGGACCTCAACCTGGCCGCCTGGGACCAGCTGAGGGTCGCGGGGGCGGACCTGGGGCCTTCCTACCTGGCGGTCATGCTCGGCGTGCTCGTCGTCAACGCGCTCGCGCTGTGGCTGCTCCATCCCAGGCTCACGGCCGCGACCATCGACCACGAGCACGCCTCCTGCCTGGGGCTGCGGCCCACGGCGGTGGGAACGCTGTTCATGTTCCTGCTCTCGCTGACGGTGACGGCCGCCTTCAACGCCGCCGGCGCGATCCTCGTCGCCGCGCTGGTCGTCGTCCCTCCGGCAACCGGGTACCTCCTGAGCACGACCCTGAGGGCGATGGTGGCGCTCACCGCGATCATCGCCGCCCTCGGGGCCCTTGCCGGGTTCGCGGTCGCCTACGCCCTCGACGCCGCCACGAGTGCGGGCATGGCGGTCCTCTACGGCCTCATGTTCCTCCTCGTGCTCACGGTGAGGAACATGAGGAGGCGACGCCGGCGCGGTGCGGCCCGGTCGTGCTACGGCGTCTCGGAGGTCCGAGGCCGGGTCGGTGCAGGTCGGGGCGTTGGTGGTTAG
- a CDS encoding antibiotic biosynthesis monooxygenase family protein has protein sequence MTFVNITALTFPDGAQEEIERRFAARSRRVDASEGFEGFELLRPVTGEDRYFVVTRWATREHYETWRASRGEGGHEEDTRRGMSVAPMGFEVVQHDEP, from the coding sequence ATGACCTTCGTCAACATCACCGCACTGACCTTCCCCGACGGAGCGCAGGAGGAGATCGAGCGCCGCTTCGCCGCACGCTCGAGGCGGGTCGACGCCTCCGAGGGCTTTGAGGGCTTCGAGCTGCTGCGGCCGGTGACGGGGGAGGACCGGTACTTCGTCGTGACCCGGTGGGCCACGAGGGAGCACTACGAGACCTGGCGCGCCTCCCGCGGCGAGGGCGGGCACGAGGAGGACACGCGCCGGGGGATGAGCGTGGCGCCCATGGGCTTCGAGGTCGTCCAGCACGACGAGCCCTGA
- a CDS encoding Gfo/Idh/MocA family protein, whose amino-acid sequence MTRDDAPAGTRTTGLLAPVPDSLLAAMTQAGAPFDLDEAVPEPQDAPPLAWGVLGPGGIAAAFATQVPAYSSGRVVAVGSRDLSRARSFARAHAAAGKGQEVRAHGSYEELVADPQVEAVYVATPHALHAEHALLALEAGKPVLVEKAFTRDADQARRVLDVASRRGLFIMEAMWSRFLPGHVLTRALAAAGVLGQVRHVRADFHEPLAHVERLVRPELAGGALLDLGVYPVSLVHGLLGAPQRVTASGRLSDRGVDLDEVVTLSYPQATAVATSGMDGVSSKTAEIMGATACLRLDSVFFAPSALEVTWSDRSRPAVTWDARVPGGLQFEAAEVARCLAAGRTQSQVMPWATTLEVMEVLDEVRRQLGVVYPGQEG is encoded by the coding sequence ATGACACGCGACGACGCTCCTGCCGGGACCCGGACCACCGGGCTCCTCGCCCCGGTGCCCGACAGCCTCCTGGCCGCGATGACGCAGGCGGGGGCTCCCTTCGACCTGGACGAGGCCGTCCCCGAGCCCCAGGACGCCCCGCCCCTGGCGTGGGGCGTCCTGGGCCCGGGCGGCATCGCTGCCGCCTTCGCCACCCAGGTCCCGGCCTACTCCTCGGGGCGGGTCGTGGCCGTCGGCAGCCGGGACCTCAGCCGGGCCCGCTCCTTCGCCAGGGCTCACGCGGCGGCGGGCAAGGGCCAGGAGGTGCGGGCCCACGGCTCCTACGAGGAGCTCGTCGCCGACCCGCAGGTCGAGGCCGTCTACGTCGCCACCCCGCACGCCCTCCACGCCGAGCACGCCCTGCTCGCCCTCGAGGCCGGTAAGCCCGTCCTGGTCGAGAAGGCCTTCACACGCGACGCCGACCAGGCGCGCCGGGTGCTCGACGTCGCCTCCAGGCGCGGCCTGTTCATCATGGAGGCGATGTGGAGCCGCTTCCTGCCCGGCCACGTCCTGACCCGGGCCCTCGCCGCAGCCGGGGTCCTGGGCCAGGTGCGGCACGTGCGCGCCGACTTCCACGAGCCGCTGGCGCACGTCGAGCGGCTCGTGCGCCCCGAGCTGGCCGGAGGGGCACTGCTCGACCTGGGCGTCTATCCGGTCAGCCTTGTGCACGGCCTCCTCGGGGCCCCGCAGCGCGTGACCGCCTCGGGGCGCCTGAGCGACCGCGGCGTCGACCTCGACGAGGTCGTCACGCTGTCCTACCCCCAGGCCACCGCGGTGGCCACCTCGGGGATGGACGGTGTCTCCTCCAAGACTGCGGAGATCATGGGCGCCACCGCCTGCCTGCGGCTGGACTCGGTGTTCTTCGCCCCCTCGGCCCTCGAGGTCACCTGGAGTGATCGGTCCCGGCCCGCCGTGACCTGGGACGCCAGGGTGCCCGGCGGCCTCCAGTTCGAGGCCGCCGAGGTGGCGCGCTGCCTGGCGGCCGGACGCACGCAGTCGCAGGTCATGCCGTGGGCGACGACCCTTGAGGTCATGGAGGTGCTCGACGAGGTGCGCCGCCAGCTCGGCGTCGTCTACCCCGGGCAGGAGGGGTGA
- the bcp gene encoding thioredoxin-dependent thiol peroxidase: MPQLAVGETAPDFTLPDAAGAPVSLADLRRRAERGVVVYFYPKASTPACTRQACDFRDSLASWGAAGYEVVGVSADSPTALARFASREDLPFPLLSDAEHAVMEAWGAWGEKKNYGRTYTGVIRSTVVLDTDGVVVLAAYNVRATGHVDRLRRDLGVD; this comes from the coding sequence GTGCCCCAGCTCGCAGTGGGAGAGACCGCTCCCGACTTCACCCTCCCTGACGCGGCGGGCGCGCCCGTGTCCCTGGCCGACCTGCGCCGGCGCGCCGAGCGCGGCGTCGTCGTCTACTTCTACCCCAAGGCGTCGACCCCCGCGTGCACCCGCCAGGCCTGCGACTTCCGCGACTCCCTGGCCTCCTGGGGCGCGGCGGGATACGAGGTCGTCGGGGTCTCTGCGGACTCCCCCACGGCGCTGGCCCGTTTCGCCTCCCGGGAGGACCTGCCCTTCCCCCTGCTGTCCGACGCCGAGCACGCCGTCATGGAGGCCTGGGGCGCCTGGGGGGAGAAGAAGAACTACGGGCGGACCTACACAGGGGTCATCCGCTCCACGGTCGTCCTCGACACTGACGGCGTGGTCGTGCTGGCCGCCTACAACGTCCGGGCCACGGGGCACGTCGACCGGCTGCGCCGCGACCTCGGCGTCGACTGA
- a CDS encoding ATP-grasp domain-containing protein — MSTPIVTLATSSDYPDLDDDELGLPDALRERGIEPRIAVWNDPTVDWDTAGTVVLRSVRDYALERNYTSFLSWTRSLPRVANPAEVVAWNADKHYLTRLAELGVPMIPTTWIEPADGLSKHQVHTRFPAHGDFVVKPAISSGGRGTGRYTATDARSRSDAINDTMHHLRRSRSVMVQRYLEEVDRKGEVSLVYFNGVLSHAVEKAPMLHPSFRSTDEVHEEIVTAREPSEQEWLWGEKVRKAIHRVIKERSGRDSQLLFNRVDVVEDGQGGFYLMEVSLIDAGLYLGSTPEALESFADAIEQRVFW; from the coding sequence GTGAGCACTCCGATCGTGACCCTGGCGACATCCTCCGACTACCCCGACCTGGACGACGACGAGCTCGGCCTGCCCGACGCGCTGCGCGAGCGCGGTATCGAGCCGCGGATCGCCGTGTGGAACGACCCGACCGTCGACTGGGACACGGCTGGCACCGTCGTGCTGCGCTCGGTGCGCGACTACGCACTGGAGCGCAACTACACCAGCTTCCTGTCCTGGACGCGCTCGCTTCCGCGGGTGGCCAACCCGGCCGAGGTCGTGGCCTGGAACGCCGACAAGCACTACCTCACGCGGCTGGCCGAGCTCGGGGTGCCGATGATCCCGACCACCTGGATTGAGCCGGCCGACGGCCTGTCCAAGCACCAGGTCCACACCCGGTTCCCCGCCCACGGCGACTTCGTCGTCAAGCCGGCCATCTCCTCAGGGGGCCGGGGCACTGGCCGGTACACCGCCACCGACGCGCGCAGCCGCTCGGACGCCATCAACGACACGATGCACCACCTGCGCCGCTCCCGGTCGGTCATGGTCCAGCGCTATCTCGAGGAGGTCGACCGTAAGGGGGAGGTGTCTCTCGTCTACTTCAACGGCGTGCTGTCCCACGCCGTGGAGAAGGCCCCGATGCTCCACCCCTCCTTCCGCTCCACCGACGAGGTCCACGAGGAGATCGTCACCGCCCGCGAGCCCAGCGAGCAGGAGTGGCTCTGGGGGGAGAAGGTCCGCAAGGCCATCCACAGGGTCATCAAGGAGCGTTCCGGGCGTGACAGCCAGCTGCTGTTCAACCGTGTCGACGTCGTCGAGGACGGTCAGGGGGGCTTCTACCTCATGGAGGTCTCCCTCATCGACGCCGGGCTCTACCTGGGCTCCACCCCCGAGGCCCTGGAGAGCTTCGCCGACGCCATCGAGCAGCGCGTCTTCTGGTGA